Proteins encoded together in one Drosophila suzukii unplaced genomic scaffold, CBGP_Dsuzu_IsoJpt1.0 scf_7, whole genome shotgun sequence window:
- the LOC139355072 gene encoding uncharacterized protein, whose amino-acid sequence METYCLVAESQRIKFPVTPSSASAPTAVSTVADARVHMPQLPVPKFSGNCVDWPGYYDAFTRLIHQNERLDNIQRFHVHMNMLYQFPSQSKLKPDDIRSMSSAVNVCAAACNTINASLQNGDHWLAHYLTAKLPKETHSAWEHHLVSQTHIPSYKDLEQFLNNRLITLDAIENRNCSGTNKSGSSLDHHTTKRISFILRCPHCNGNNILRRCPRFLSLDCYQRKEVVSKSNLCLNCLSKSHMLARC is encoded by the coding sequence ATGGAAACCTATTGCCTTGTAGCTGAAAGCCAACGAATAAAGTTCCCAGTGACGCCGTCCTCAGCCTCTGCACCAACCGCCGTGTCGACGGTTGCCGACGCACGTGTCCACATGCCACAACTGCCAGTGCCCAAGTTTAGCGGAAACTGCGTGGACTGGCCAGGATATTATGACGCCTTCACTCGGTTAATTCATCAAAATGAGCGGCTGGACAATATTCAACGGTTTCATGTTCACATGAACATGTTGTACCAGTTTCCAAGCCAAAGCAAGCTGAAGCCCGATGATATTCGATCTATGAGCAGTGCAGTCAACGTCTGCGCAGCCGCCTGTAACACCATCAACGCGTCGTTGCAGAACGGGGATCACTGGCTCGCCCATTATTTGACTGCAAAATTACCGAAAGAAACGCACTCCGCCTGGGAACATCATCTCGTCAGTCAAACCCACATTCCCTCGTACAAGGATCTCGAACAGTTTCTCAACAACCGGTTAATCACCCTGGACGCCATTGAAAATAGAAACTGTTCGGGCACCAACAAATCTGGATCATCACTGGATCATCACACCACAAAACGTATCTCGTTCATACTTCGTTGCCCACACTGCAATGGTAATAATATCCTTCGTCGATGTCCGCgattcctaagcttggatTGCTACCAACGTAAGGAGGTCGTGAGTAAGTCAAACCTATGCCTCAACTGCCTGAGCAAATCGCACATGCTTGCTCGCTGTTAA
- the LOC139355073 gene encoding uncharacterized protein, which translates to MHAILAENRQPPKSILRNLTSFLDDGILRVRVRLKHSNLSKLVRVIAYILRFCHNTQSKRTRSYSQLSPKELDNALRCVVKIVQAETFQSDMHAILAENRQPPKSILRNLTSFLDDGILRVRVRLKHSNLSFDRKHPIILPQRHFFAELVIQNSHQATLHGGAHLTLAHTRYKFWIPNGRQAVRTILRKCITCFRASPSIGSQLMGDLPVHRVNPPNRPFIATGVGQGSTASWDKYLQGIHRYFRLLGYKGSSPISGYWFTGRRGPVQHMYSDNGTNFIGANKLLASAPQADRDHATCPTWHFTPPYSPNFGTLWEAGVKSVKHHLKRIVGSHK; encoded by the coding sequence ATGCACGCGATTCTCGCAGAAAATCGTCAGCCTCCGAAGAGCATCCTAAGAAATCTCACTTCCTTTCTTGACGACGGCATCTTACGCGTTCGCGTTCGTCTCAAACATTCCAACCTTTCCAAACTCGTTCGAGTCATAGCATACATACTGCGCTTTTGTCACAACACTCAATCGAAGAGAACCAGATCTTACAGTCAGCTGTCGCCAAAGGAACTGGACAATGCACTTCGCTGCGTCGTGAAAATAGTACAAGCCGAAACCTTTCAATCCGACATGCACGCGATTCTCGCAGAAAATCGTCAGCCTCCGAAGAGCATCCTAAGAAATCTCACTTCCTTTCTTGACGACGGCATCTTACGCGTTCGCGTTCGTCTCAAACATTCCAACCTTTCTTTCGATCGCAAACATCCAATCATCTTACCGCAGCGTCATTTCTTTGCAGAGCTGGTAATTCAGAACTCCCATCAAGCTACCCTGCATGGCGGCGCTCATCTTACTCTAGCCCACACGAGGTATAAGTTCTGGATTCCAAATGGAAGACAAGCCGTCCGAACAATCCTTCGAAAATGCATCACGTGCTTCCGCGCGTCACCTAGCATCGGAAGTCAATTGATGGGCGACCTCCCGGTACACAGGGTCAACCCACCGAACCGCCCATTCATTGCGACCGGCGTCGGTCAAGGCAGCACGGCTTCGTGGGACAAGTACTTACAAGGGATACACCGCTATTTTCGTCTGCTTGGCTACAAAGGCAGTTCACCTATAAGCGGTTACTGGTTTACTGGTCGCCGAGGACCAGTTCAACATATGTATAGCGACAACGGAACAAATTTCATTGGCGCCAATAAGTTATTAGCAAGCGCACCACAGGCGGATCGCGACCACGCTACGTGCCCTACATGGCATTTCACTCCGCCATACTCCCCCAATTTTGGAACCCTTTGGGAGGCCGGGGTCAAGTCCGTCAAGCATCACCTAAAAAGGATTGTCGGAAGTCACAAATAA